The stretch of DNA ACATCGGCGTGCCCACGCCGCCCGGTTTCGCTGCCGACACGGACACACCGCTGGAGGAGCTGACGCGCCGCATTGCAGCCGAATGCGGCTGGCCCGCGGTGGTGAAGCCCAACGCCCAGGGCTCGAGCGTCGGCGTTTCCATCGTCCACGGCCCGCAGCAAGTGGCCGAGGCGGTGGAAAGCGCCGGTGCCTACGACACGCGGCTCATGTTCGAGACCTTCATCCCCGGTCGCGAGTTGACCGTGGCCATCCTCGACGGGCGCGCGCTGCCGGTGGTCGAGATCGTGCCGCACGCGGGCTTTTACGATTACCGTCACAAGTACACTGCCGGTTCCAGCAGCTATCACGTGCCGGCGGACATCCCTGCCGCCGCGGCGCAGACGTTGCAACGCCACGCCGAAGCGTGCTTTGCCGCGCTCCGTTGCCGCGATTTCGCCCGCATCGATTTCCGTTTGAGCCCGGCCCACGAACCCTACTGCCTCGAGGTCAACACCATCCCCGGGATGACGGCGACGAGCCTCGTCCCCAAGGCGGCGCAGGCGGCTGGCATCGACTTCGAGACCCTGGTGGAGAAGATCGTGCGCG from Candidatus Krumholzibacteriia bacterium encodes:
- a CDS encoding D-alanine--D-alanine ligase, producing the protein MRIIVLLGGNSAERDVSLVSGRAVGAALLRRGHVVTAVDTAGGRLVELDAKRSIGSEPPSTALVPEGDAVHAVEKLGSQAFGEVDVVFIALHGTGGEDGTIQAMLDAVGIPYTGSGVLASSVAMDKEVAKRIFRDIGVPTPPGFAADTDTPLEELTRRIAAECGWPAVVKPNAQGSSVGVSIVHGPQQVAEAVESAGAYDTRLMFETFIPGRELTVAILDGRALPVVEIVPHAGFYDYRHKYTAGSSSYHVPADIPAAAAQTLQRHAEACFAALRCRDFARIDFRLSPAHEPYCLEVNTIPGMTATSLVPKAAQAAGIDFETLVEKIVRAAAARARVRSG